One Thermococcus sp. genomic region harbors:
- a CDS encoding transposase, with protein MKRSVTVKLQPSKEQEKALFKLADTGAKIWNRVNYLHRQEFFKEQIVDFNSTEKIVYEEFKKEIGSATVQQICRKNTEAWRSFFSLLRSKRNKELPEWLKPKPPNYLKDDGKRKPLIVLRNDQYKIDGNTLILKGLGKFKRLEVQFKGRIHLKGKQGRLELTYDTVKRKWYAHISCTVEEKLTNGEWVKVPREPLGNLSAGIDLGVNNLMAVYVENGESFLVNGRPLKAIDFYFRKVIADYQSKLNKSGAKKSRKLKRMHEKAKLQARHYINTAVRQTLERLYRLGVSRIVVGYPKGISRNSDKGKKQNFLLSHVWQFNMVIQRLKEVSEEYGISVVVVNEAFTSKTCPVCGKPHEEARFVRGLFKCPTTGLVFNADLVGAFNILKKVVKTITPNLGGLYAQVRGNWPKTRPEGSKTRFGLGFNEAPQTFPSLARG; from the coding sequence AGTAAACTACCTCCACAGGCAAGAATTCTTCAAAGAACAAATCGTGGACTTTAATTCAACAGAGAAAATCGTTTACGAAGAATTCAAGAAGGAAATCGGTTCTGCGACAGTCCAGCAAATTTGCAGGAAGAACACCGAAGCCTGGCGTTCATTCTTCTCACTCTTAAGGAGCAAAAGAAACAAAGAACTACCAGAATGGCTCAAGCCAAAACCACCGAACTACTTGAAAGACGACGGGAAGAGAAAACCATTAATCGTCCTTAGAAACGACCAATACAAGATTGACGGGAATACGCTCATTCTAAAAGGCCTTGGCAAGTTCAAACGCTTAGAAGTCCAGTTCAAAGGCAGAATACACTTGAAAGGCAAGCAGGGGAGATTAGAACTCACCTATGACACCGTTAAGCGGAAATGGTATGCTCACATCTCATGCACGGTGGAAGAAAAGTTAACCAACGGTGAGTGGGTTAAAGTTCCAAGAGAACCATTAGGCAACCTCTCTGCTGGCATTGACCTTGGAGTGAATAATTTAATGGCCGTTTACGTGGAAAACGGTGAAAGCTTCCTCGTGAACGGAAGACCCTTGAAAGCCATAGACTTCTACTTCAGGAAGGTTATCGCTGATTATCAGTCAAAACTCAACAAGTCCGGAGCGAAGAAGAGCCGGAAGCTTAAGAGAATGCACGAGAAGGCTAAACTCCAAGCGAGGCACTACATCAACACGGCAGTAAGGCAGACCCTCGAGAGGCTCTACCGCCTCGGAGTTTCAAGGATTGTCGTGGGTTATCCAAAGGGTATTAGCAGGAACTCCGATAAGGGTAAAAAGCAGAATTTTCTCCTCTCCCACGTCTGGCAGTTTAACATGGTGATTCAAAGGCTGAAAGAAGTCTCGGAAGAGTATGGTATTAGTGTTGTGGTTGTGAATGAGGCTTTTACTTCGAAGACTTGTCCCGTCTGCGGGAAGCCCCACGAGGAGGCGAGGTTTGTTCGGGGATTGTTCAAGTGTCCTACGACGGGGCTTGTGTTTAACGCGGACTTAGTTGGAGCGTTTAATATCTTAAAGAAGGTGGTGAAAACCATAACCCCGAACTTGGGTGGTCTCTACGCTCAAGTGAGGGGTAACTGGCCGAAGACCCGGCCAGAGGGGTCGAAGACCCGCTTTGGATTGGGTTTTAATGAAGCCCCTCAAACCTTCCCGAGTTTGGCGAGGGGTTAA